The DNA sequence aaaaaaaaagatacttTGTAACCCAAttctgacaaaaaaataccATACATCTGCATTTTAAGGGCTCCAGATACCGTATACCAAAAACCCTGGTTGGGCCTGACTAGTTACTGAAAAACCAAGTGGCAAAATGAAGGCTGAGGATCCTGTTTAGGACTAAAGTTTCAGTGGTGGAGTGTTTGttcacttgtttgttgttttggtaataagagacaagaaagaaatgaagactATTACTTTGCCTCCAGTTCTTCCATGCCTTTGCACAAATTTTAGGACTGGATAGCAAACCATCAAACCTGAATGCTGTTTATTCAAAGGAAAATggtaaaataagaaaatattggAAAGCAGGCACAGGACCTACAATGTAACTCACAAtcactaaaaattaataagctaAGAATTCATTTAAGTTTCTTACCCTCTTTATGTTGTCCGGGACATTAACAAGTCGTAGTTTGTCATTCTCATTTAAACTTACACAGAACACCTGTGATCGCCTTGGTTGGGACAGTCTGAAAAGCAGTGAGCTTTTATCAGAAGGTTTTCTTGAACTGTCAATACTAGCAATGATGGTCCATCCATACTGCTGAAGGCACTCAATCAGTTTTAAAATCAAGTATCTCGAGTCAACAGCCTCTGTCCCTGAAGCCCACCATGGGTTCCCACACAATTTGAACTCCCAGCTGCCAAAGTAGTTGGATTCTGCCTGGATTCCCCTGAGCCAGCAAGCTTGGATGGTTTCACGAATGACTGAAATCAAGTTTTGAGGGATTCCAATCAACCTTAAGGTATCATTCTTGTTAAGACTGACAGTTAAATGGGAGGCAGCTATCAGCCCTGGAGCAATACTTGGGTTATATTCAAAGAACAGAGTATTGGCACTGCTTTTGAGATTAGAATTCCCATATAAATTCCACTGGTTCAGATACAAGTCGTTGACAAGTGTCTGCAGAATGACTTTGGAGGAAACCGTTTCACTGCCATTTGGACACCAGGGTGTTCCACTTAATTTGATCGACAAAACGCCATCATTGTACGACCAATTTTGGATTCCAGCTGGCCAGGACTTTTGAATCACATCTCTGAATAATTGGTGCAATTGTGTGGGAGCATTCAGTATCATTAAACTATCAGTACTGCTTAGTCCAACGACCAGAAATGGTGGGCAAGGGAGAGGATTCACTGGCACTTTCTTAAAAATCCAAGACGTTAGATCTGTTGTGCGTGTCAAACCACACGAGATCAACAGCTTACAACCCTGTTGGTGAAGTCTTTGAAGAATACAACCAGCCATCCTTCTTGACGAGATGGCCACGCTCGACGAGCTGTTTGGAGCAAAAGGCAATCCCGACAACTTAAATTCGTGCACTCCACCTTGATAGGCATATTCCTGTTGTATTCCACGAGGCCATGATTCATTAATCACCTGACGAATGATGTTGATTTCATATTGAGTTGCAAGAATAACACGCAATCTGTCGGGTGACCGAACAGCAACGCAGAAATAGTCAAATCCCGCTGGACGTTGAGGCAGATTTGACTGAACACCACCCATGTTTATCACATAACACCAGAATTATCACAACACAGCATACCCATTCTGAAAGGATCCCGAAGAGTTAGAAAAATTCGGAGCTTGGTGACTAGTCACCAAGtccctaatttttttttcatgtcttaAATCGGATGCCCGAAGAGTGTCAGAATGCGTCGATGTAGTTATGACAAATATTCAGTTACGTAGTTTGGTAATTATGTATAACTTAGTAATAAGTTAGCTAGTAAGTCAGGAAGTAAATTAGGAAGTAACGCCAAGTTgacgctctgacgaagggctgacgctcgaaacgtcagctttccaaatctctCACAGGGGTAACTCGACCTTTatgaactcgtttgataaaaccaaattttacaTCTTTAATGCAAAGTTGtcgaaaaattccatatccggccgctttccccatgtattattctctatataattggattggagagcgtGAAATCACAAAACtaagaaatataaatatttgcttcgaagccagaaaaaaggaaacaaaaacaagcacaaaaagacatgaatgaaatggaacgACACAAGATgcactatttgatattttcagcaatgcgcatgcCTAAActccatctattttgcaccagtagtcaccacaacgtaccgtatgaaaaacaagagctcaacaagggtctgagccttgaaatgagtgtccttgctagagcgcgtgccCAATATGCTCTTCATTAGTACACAACTGAGCgtatggagaaaatatctagaagacggttctatatatatagaaattggtgctATCTATGATTCGAGCCGAGTGGATGattgggatctgtctcatatggtctaggggccgacttatctctacctccctgcctgtcggccGACGATAGCtttctgaaccttagctcacacaAAAGCgacgacccacgggccgaaatcttgggggaaatcgttcggtacgacgctctggcaccacgtccagaggtacggTTGTGTTGGTGTTTTGtatgcgcatgcgcaggttctttctaactctagttcttaccatatttatgggaatgaaatgaattgtgtagggtcaagtgaatacgTGTcagtgttcacgtcatttactcgtgccagtttccttaacaggCGGGtggatcagtcatctagttggttgatcagaacttccttcccaaaatcgaccattttgtaaccattttgccttactatagcctttgcaaactgcccaaaaatggcaatacttcgccacttttaaaattttgtttttttgagacatttggatttatttatgaccgatttttttttttgcactgttcaaatcaaagatagctgtatagtggatatagagaataggaggttttacttgcttttcttacgatAGATCTGAGATTtcgcacgtgactgactgcagcagaagatgctatacttggttttaatgcattttaattaaatttcaattttgatttGGCGCAGAATTGACTGCGAGAAGTGACTTTTTACTACCCTTTGTTgtattttatcgttgattttgcgcgtgcggcctgactgtgggagcaaatcttttacttcattttcttgttttcgatagacttcgcatgccagtgactgtggaggcagatattttaagttcttcagttaaataagaaaatggttcaaaccattttcttgtttaaagAGTTTCCAAGTCAAAATGCCAAAATCGCCCGATTTTTTAGCTCACCTTTGAGAGCTTAAAAACTCGAGAAAATCTAGTCAAATCATTCTGGCCTTATTACTACGGATCGACTAAACAAGTACTgtagtttttttcctttttgatacAATTTATTACGTTTCAGTGCTTACTATACCACATGAAAGTAGTTACAAACCTAACGTTACTATTACTATGACTTCTAAGAATCATTGCTATTAGACTACTGCTACATTAACATGCACTAATTGCAATATGCTACTCGAGAAACctacgaatttttttttttacaaagacAGTTTTCAGGTTGTTTTTCATGGCATAAATGCATTTTCCACTTTTGTAAGCAAAATCAACAGTATAATTTGCAAATTgaagctttttgtttttatcaagcCCCCTAGTGTGCAGAACTGAGTACTTCCCGATAAGGGCTATGTGATTGAGGGTTGAACAAAACGACAATATGATTGATTCAATTAGTTAAAAATCTCCCTTTCCTAGACATCCTGGCCCGTTGTGAAACTTCATCCATCACGATTTAAATCGGTTGGTGAGACACGGTGAAGTTCCTGCTTGCCAAAATTGGCTGTTGAACCGCGATCTTCATGCTTCCTTCTTGATTGTGACCTGCAATTCTTCAAAAAACATCTTCTTTCCATTTTATGTCGCAATGTTAGATTGGTCCATATCGAGCTAATGTTTTTATGAAACTCCTGGACCAGTTTTCTCATCTCAATTGTTAACGTTCGTCGGGGatctaaaaagaaagaagtaaTCATCAAACGCCAGTGATTGCTGCAGGCAAGCAAAATGTGAACTGCAAACTTACTGTCAGCTGTAATTTGCCATGTGACCAGTAATATAAGTGCATCAACTGTTCACCTAAA is a window from the Acropora palmata chromosome 1, jaAcrPala1.3, whole genome shotgun sequence genome containing:
- the LOC141889830 gene encoding uncharacterized protein LOC141889830; the encoded protein is MGGVQSNLPQRPAGFDYFCVAVRSPDRLRVILATQYEINIIRQVINESWPRGIQQEYAYQGGVHEFKLSGLPFAPNSSSSVAISSRRMAGCILQRLHQQGCKLLISCGLTRTTDLTSWIFKKVPVNPLPCPPFLVVGLSSTDSLMILNAPTQLHQLFRDVIQKSWPAGIQNWSYNDGVLSIKLSGTPWCPNGSETVSSKVILQTLVNDLYLNQWNLYGNSNLKSSANTLFFEYNPSIAPGLIAASHLTVSLNKNDTLRLIGIPQNLISVIRETIQACWLRGIQAESNYFGSWEFKLCGNPWWASGTEAVDSRYLILKLIECLQQYGWTIIASIDSSRKPSDKSSLLFRLSQPRRSQVFCVSLNENDKLRLVNVPDNIKRVCEGVIHSQYILGVKRVQQYGNSLEYKLHGYPWADSLDGLHGRNLICHLFHALASHNWKPVTSADVSSKYVHQKNGPDYPIDVDSIFFAFDATPVLPPSQAPQAYSQQYCQPPPYNSLSWQNIPPIASHSSAPPSYEDSTRQQGH